The region GGTGAGATCCTGAACAGAATGGCAGGAGAAGACCCAACTTATGTAATTGAGCACTCTAAAGAACTGAAACAGGTAATTGTTCACGGCCAGGGAGAATTTCATTTAAACACACTCAAGAAACAAATTGAGAGTATTGACAAACTGGAGATTGATTTTATAAATCCTAAAATCCCTTACCGCGAAACGATCACAAAATATGCGCAAGCAGATTATCGACACAAAAAACAATCTGGCGGGGCAGGACAATTTGGTGAAGTTTACATTATTATTGAGCCTTTTAAAGAAGGCATGGGTGACCCCAAAAGCTATAAAGTCAACGGCAAAGACATTACCGTAACGAACCGTGGTACAGATGAACATGAATTACCATGGGGTGGAAAACTGGTTTTTGTAAACAGTATTGTAGGTGGAGCTATTGATGCTAAATTCTTACCTGCCATTTTGAAAGGTATTATGGAAAAAATGGAGGAAGGGCCGCTTACTGGGTCTTATGCACGCGACATTAGAGTAATTGTATATGATGGTAAAATGCACCCGGTTGATTCAAACGAGATCTCATTTAAGATTGCCGGTATGCAAGCCTTCCGTACAGCCTTTAAACAAGCTGCACCAAAAATTCTTGAGCCTATTTACAAAGTAGAGGTAATGGTACCTTCTGATTTTATGGGTGATGTAATGAGTGACCTGCAGGGTCGTCGTGCCATGATTGAAGGCATGAACAGCGAGGGTGGATATGAGAAAATCACGGCTAAAGTACCTTTAGCGGAGATGAACAAATATTCTACATCGTTGAGTTCATTAACTTCAGGGCAGGCTATGTACACAATGAAGTTTGACGAGTATATGGCAGTTCCTGGAGACATTCAGGATAAACTACTAAAAGAATACGAAGCTGCCCAGGCAGAAGAGGAATAAAACATAACTCAAACTGAAATGAAAAAAGAGGATGTCTTACCGATATCCTCTTTTTTTGTAGGTTAATTATGTAGATTTCTTTTAATTTCCGGCGGTCTTGGAACTAAAAACATGAAAGAAACCTTTCTTTTCAAAGGTTCTTCCATCATAACCTTTAGCCTTAATTACATAATAGTAAACGCCTGCACCAACATAACTTCCGTTATACTTACCATCCCATGCATCCTGCTCAGTCCATTCCGATCCGCTAAAATGATATACACGTAAACCATAGCGGTTGTATATAAACACTTCAAAATTTTGAATGGAAGTAGATGTCATATCTGTTGGTGCATCAAGCTCTTCATAGTCCCAGCTTTCAATGTTTTTAAAGTAAAAAATATCGTTTTTCCCATCGTTATTGGGTGTAATTACATTGGGTAATTCTCCGATAAAGGAGTTATAAATGGTAATGTAGAGTCTTTTACGGATAGAATCGACACATGTGCGTTCCTCGTTATTTTGGATAAAAACACGGCCTTCGGCCTTCAGCTTTACATCGTAATAACCGGGATATTTGTAATTTATGGAGTCAAGGGGTTCATAAAAAGTTGAGGTTCGGAGAATACGATCTGCACCATCCTCCACCCTGTTTGAATCATTATAAAATGTCCATTCATAAAGTTCGGCATTGATAGAATTGTTCACGAACCCTAATTTAACTGGAGCCTCAAACTGAAGTGTATCGGGGCTAAAACCTTCAATATCCCGTGAAGCATCAAAGTCAGCATCCACAGCGATAGCTTCATACACAACAGAATCAGCTTTGGTATGTCCTAAACTATCGGTAACTGTTACTTTAAAAAGATAGTTTTCGTAATCTATTGGCGGAGTTGAGAAGTATGGATTAGGTTCCACTGTCCCAAAATCAAGCGAGTCGAGAAGTGTCCATTGCTGAGTTTGCTCATCTAAATAGTAATCTTCCCACTCCCAATTAAGTCCGTTGGCAATAGCATAATTATTTTCCAGAGAATCGGGATGAAAGTATAGATAAGATATACCTCCGTTAATGCCCTGTATAAAAAGTTCATCGCATGACTCTTCGTAATAAGGCTCTACAATTAAATTATTGAAATAAGCCCATCGGGTAATGGTCGTATCTTTTGTAGTGCCTGTAAACTTCACCTGATAGCCGGGATAACCCGCCTGTTCTGTAGTTTTCAGCGTCAATTCAGTGGTATCTGAAGCTTCAATTATAAGCTCTTTTTCAATGGCTGTTTCGTCTGCATTTCGTCTGATTTTATACCACTGTATAAGTCCTGATCCGGCATAAGGATAATTTGCAGTCATTTCAAGCGTGTCGCTAAATCCTGTTGGACTGGGTCCAAACACAACATAAATACTATCAGAACCTTCAGTGCGCTCATATTCGACTGGCAAAATGGTATCGGCATTACTTACAATTTGCGCAGAAACATTTAATGATACCACAAGGGCAAAAAATATTATTAAAAACCTATGCATTATGGGTGTTTTTCCAAATCAATAATGTTAACGAATAAATACCCCAAAAAGTACCTAAAAAGCCGGTGAACTTTCAAAGTTCACCGGATATATTCATCGTTTTTTTTGTTGCTGCTGCTTAGCCATTTGTTCCATTCGTTGTTGAAACTTGGACTTTTTAACTGGCTTTTTCTTATTTATGTTGATTTGGGCCCGAATAGCCTTATCATCAATCATTTGCCTAAAGGCCCAGGTTTGAAGAATGGTAATCAGCAACGATACAAAGTAGTAATAACTTAACGCAGATGCATAGTTATTGAAGAAAAACAGCATGAATAATGGCATAATATACATCATTGTTTTCATGCCGGGCATTCCTGTACTTTGTGGGTTATTTTTATTATTCATGTTGATGTAGATAAAGTTCACGATGGTCATCAACAACACGAACAAACTCACATGGTCGCCATACCATGGAATTTCAAATGGCAATTGCACAATGGAATCATATGAACTCAGGTCATCTGCCCACAAGAAGCTTTGCTGACGGAGCTCTATTGATGCCGGGAAGAAACGGAATAGCGCAATTAAAAACGGTAATTGCAATAGCATCGGCAAGCAACCTCCCATAGGACTGGCACCTGCTTTCTTGTAGAGGCTCATGGTTGCTTGCTGCTTTTTCATGGCATCCTCTTTCTTGGGAAATTTCTTATTGATTTCATCAATTTCCGGCTTCAGTACGCGCATTTTTGCTGTTGACCTGTATGAACGGTAAGTTAGCGGGAACAAACCGGTTTTAATGATCAGTGTAAGAATCAGAATTATGATACCATAGTTAGAAATATATTTCCCTAGCCATTCAAAGAGGTTGATTACAATGAGTTTATTCACCCATCCGAAAATACCCCAACCCAGTGGAAGTAGTTCTTCAAACTCTTTTTCGTGCGATTTAAGGCGTTCATATTTATTGGGTCCGAAATAGAAATCAAAACTATAATCGCTTTCGCGCTGAGCCATATAAGGCATATAAGCTTCGCAAGAAACATATTTCACAAATTGCTGGTCGGCGGTCATTTGCGTTTCAATAAACAGATCGGTAAATGGCCTTTCAGGAATTAAAATTGAGCTGAAAAATTGCTGTTTAAAGGCGACCCATTCAATTTGTTCATTAAGCTTTTCTTCATCATCACCAGTCTCTGATAGGTAGTCTACATCCCCTCCTTTGTAGCGGTAATAAACAGATGAGTTACGCTCTTCCCATTCATAACCTTTTTCGACACTTGGCATGTAGATGGCCCAATCGAAGGAGAGGTAATCGTTTTTAATTATATCGCCCAAATTATGCAAATCCACATCGAATTCCACCATATAATCGTCATGATGCAGGGTATATTTGTAGTCTACATAACGATCTTCGCCGGCACTAAGCCTCATAACCAATTGTTGGCCGCTGTCGGTTCGGGTTTGCTTGTAAGCTTCAAAGTATAGTTGTTGCGTTATAATGGGTACCTGTGCATCATTTGTAACCCAATTAAACCCAAATTTTGTTGAGTCGCCACTGAACAATTTTAATGGCAACGAATCATAGGTTTGAAATTCTTTAAGTCTGACATAATAGGGCCGACCTCCAAGAGAATGAATTTCAATCTCAACTTTTTCGTTCTCGAGTGTAAAAGTTTTATTCTCACCTTTTGCTGAGACACCGAAAACACCATATTTTTTCATTAATTTGGTATCGGCAGAATCCTGGTTAAGTGTTGAATTCTGTTCAGGAGTGAATGTTGGCTCGGCTTTTTTCTCTGTGCTTCTTTCGATATCCTGCTCTTTTTGCTGCATCTCTTTCTGCTGCTCAACCTGTGCCAGAGAATCGCGTCTTCTGCGTTCAGCCTGAATTTCCTCTTCGCTGGGGCTGGCAAAATAGCTCCATGCGATCAAAACCGCCCCAATAAGTAGTATTCCAATAATCGAATTTCTGTCCATTTCTTATTTATGATTTATTTTTCAACATGATTTACAGCTGCTGCCACAAAACCTACAAATATAGGGTGCGGATTGACAACTGTACTTTTATATTCCGGATGAAATTGAACCCCAACATACCATTCATGTTCAGGAATCTCAACTATTTCAACTAAATCTGTATCTTCATTAATACCCGTAGCAATCATACCTGCCTGCTCAAAGTCTTTGAGGTATTTATTATTAAATTCATATCTATGTCTGTGTCGTTCCCAGGTATTTTTACTATTGTAGGCATTTGCAGCCTTTGAACCTTCTTTCAACTGACAGGGATAGGCTCCCAGGCGCATGGTGCCTCCCATATCGAGTATATTTTTCTGATCTTCCATTAGCGCAATCACTGGGTATTCTGTTTTTCGATCCATTTCGGTAGAGTGTGCTCCTTTGAAATTAAGTACATTTCTGGCAAATTCTATTACTGCACATTGCATTCCAAGACACACCCCCAGGAACGGAATATTATTTTCCCTGGCATACCGGGCAGCGAGCAATTTACCATCAATACCGCGATGTCCAAAACCCGGTGCAATAAGTATACCAGCACAGTCTTTAAATTTTGCTTTCATGTTATTTGAGTCCAACTCCTCAGAATGCACCCAACAAATATTAACTTTTACGTTATTTACAGCTCCTGCGTGTACGAATGATTCTGAAATGGATTTATATGCATCGGGCAATTCTACATATTTTCCAACAAGTGCTATTTTTATATCTTTTTCAGGGTTATGCAGTCGGTGCAGGAATTCTTTCCAGGGTTTCAATTCTGGTTCTTCCAGCGGGTCCAGTTCCAATTTTTGCAGTGCAATGCGGTCCAGTCCCTCTTCCTGCATTTTTAGCGGCACTTCATAAATTGTTTTAACGTCAATAGATTCTATTACGGCATCAATATCTACGTTACAAAACAAGGCGACTTTTTGTCGCACATCTTCATTCAGGCTATGTTCAGAGCGTAATACAACAACATCTGGCTGCACTCCTGCCTCGAGCAACATTTTTACTGAGTGCTGTGTGGGTTTTGTCTTGAGTTCGCGGCTGGCCGCAAGGTAAGGCACCAAGGTTAAATGTATAACCATACTTCGCCTGCCCAACTCCCATTTTAGCTGCCGCACGGCTTCAATATATGGCAGTGACTCTATGTCGCCTACGGTACCTCCTATTTCTGTAATTACGACATCATATTTATCCCGGTTCCCCAGCAATTTTATACGTCTTTTAATTTCATCGGTTATGTGGGGAATAACCTGAACTGTTTTACCCAAAAAATCGCCACGTCGTTCTTTATCAATTACCGATTGGTAAATGCGGCCAGTGGTAACATTATTAGCCTGTGATGTAGCAGCACTTAAAAATCTTTCGTAATGCCCTAAATCAAGGTCTGTTTCGGCTCCATCGTCGGTTACAAAGCACTCTCCATGCTCATAAGGGTTTAAGGTTCCGGGATCCACATTCAGATAAGGATCAAGTTTTTGAATTGTCACTTTGTATCCCCGGGATTGCAGTAGTTTAGCCAAAGAAGCTGAAATTATGCCTTTTCCCAAAGATGAAGTAACACCACCTGTAACGAAAATATAACGTGTATTTGCCACAATATTGAGTTTTATCTAAAATTTAAATGTCATTCCAAAGCTAGGTAGAATTGGTAACTGATATATTACCTCATTTGCCAATCGATTTACATAAAAAACATTATTCCTGTCATAAACATTAGTCAAGCTGGCTACTAGCTCTATCTCAGCATCACCTTTCAGGTAGAACTTACGCTTGACATTGAGATCTAATCTGTGATATGCCGTAAGTCGCCGTTCATTGACACCTCCATAAATGGTTCCAATATCTCCGGTTGTATTTGAATAGTCATCATTCATTGAATTAAGCGATAAACTTTCATAATAAGCAACCGAGGATGTAAATGGCAATCCGCTACCATAATTCCAACGCATACTAACAACCCAATTAAGTCTTGCTCCAAAAGTATAAGAGGTGAGTACATTTACGCTCAGTCTTCTGTCGAAGTGTGGAGGGTATTCAATTAGCTGGGCTTCCTGGGTGAGGTCGTCATAAAAATAACCAGTACGATTTACATATCCCCACGATCCAACAGTCCACACATACCAGCGTTTATAATCATATTTCAATGACAAGTCAAACCCATATGCATCACCCTGTTCAAACATATAACTGGTTTTAAGTATATCGGGAATATCATTAAAAGCGGTATTCTCACCAAACCTTTTGTTGGGGTTTATATTTATCAAGGGGTTCATATACTTGTAATACGACTCAAAATTAACGGTAATTCGGTTATTTACGTCATATTCAACACCACCCACAATATGTTTGGCTTTTTGAAGTTTAGTTTCGACTTCTTCACCCCTGAACGAAGCAGGTAAACTTTCGGGGGAGCTTAGAAACCCGTAAAACAAATCTACTACACTCCTCTGTGAATTGGCTGCAATAAGGTTTTGGCTGTAGAAGCCACCAGAGGCTTTTAAACGCAAATTATCGGATATTTTGTATTTCATGCCAAGCCGGGGTTCTAATGATGGCTCGCCCAAAGATGCATAATAAATCAGACGCACACCAGGCTCTACAATAAGGTCTCCCCATTGCCCTTTGAACTGCAAAAAGGTACTGTATTCTGCTGTATTTTGCTGGTGATTTACATTAAAGCCGTAGGCATTATAGAATGTATAATCTGTGGCATAACTTGAAAAATCGAACCCAAATGAAATCTCGTTTTTGCCGATAAATGATTTCACACCAAGACCAAAACCAAAATCACGAATGCTACTCGTGCTTGGCTGAATTTCACTGGTCTCCATACTGATCTCATAATCGGAGAAGTTTACATGAAAATCAATAATGCTATTTGATTGTGAAGGTACAACAACGGCAGTTGCGCCACCTCCACCATTGCTCCATTCCAAATCGGTGGTTCCCTGGTAATTTACGCGGTCAGTAAAATTAAATCCAAAGACATTAAATTTATTACCACTCTCTCCTGTCAGTGAAACCTTACCATACACATCGGTAAAATTAAATGGCAAACCGTCTTCATCGACGTACTCATAAAGTTCTTTGGATGTTTGTTCCAGGTATGAGTGTTTTACAGAGAGCGCATATGTAAGCGAACTGGGACTTTCTTCTGTAAATTTTTTGAGTGGCCCTTCCAGCAAAACCCTGGAAGCAAAAGTATTGGTACTTACTTTACCGGAAAACTTCTTTTTATTCCCCTGCCTTGTGCGCAAATCCATTATAGAACTAATTCTACCACCATATTCTGCATTAAAGCCTCCGGTATAGATGTCTGCATTTAATAATAGATCTGTATCGAAAACAGAAAACATACCAATTGAGTGAAATGGGTTATAAATGGTCATACCATCGAGCAGGACTTTATTGTGTATGGGTGCTCCACCTCTAATATAGAGCTGCCCGCCCTGATCACCGGTGAAAACAACTCCGGGAACAACCTGAATATACTGTGCAATATCGACTTCAGCACCAACAGAAGGTAATTTTTCAATCTGCCGGGGCGAAATTTTTACGACTGCAGTATGCACCTGATTTTTCATTTCTTCTTTTTCGGCACTCACTACAATGTCCTGTATTGTAATTGATGCCGGTTGTAAATACAAATTTTTTGTTAAAGGCTTACCCGGAGTAATATCAATATCCACAACCAATGTATCATATCCCAGGTAAGTAACCATAAGCTCGTAGGTACCAGCCGGAACTTTCGATATTGCATAGAAGCCATTTATATCGGTAGCAGCTCCAAAAGTGGTCCCTTTTAAAATTACATTCGTAAACAGCGCCGGTTCTCCTGTTTCTTTATCATAAATAAAGCCTTTCACACTTCCGGTTTGTGCAAAAGCACCTGTAACACAGAAAAGAGTAACAATCAAAAAAATCTTCTTCATCATAAACGGGTATTTTAACAGCTAGTTCAGCATTACACTGAAAACCAACTGCAAGAGAATTTATTATATCTTAAACGAGCCACAAATTAAACGGGTAGTATTGTTTTAATCGTCCAGCTCGTCAAGAATATCTAATTTTTTTCGCAGCAAAGATATACGTTTTTTAGCTCGTTCTATTTTTTCCTGGATTTCATCTACAAGTGCATTTGATGATTTGGAATCGTTAAAGAATCCAATATTATTTTCATAGAGCGTAATTTCGTTTTCCAGGTCCTTAATTTTATTGATAATTTTATTACGTTCTGGTGTAATCTTTTTCTTCAAACGAGCATTATCAAGCCAATTTTCAATTTTGTTTCTAAAGTTCATAAGATTTCGCTTCTCATCTTCAATTTTCATGCTATCGAAATGCTTATTGATAGCCTGGCGAAACTCTTTTTGCACTTCATCTTTTTTATCGAAAGGCACAAACCCGATTTCAGACCACTCTTTTTGGAAATCGCTTAACGTTTTCAGATCTGCTTCATCGTCGCCGGATAGTTCAAATTGTTTTACTTTTTCAATTAGCTGATTTTTCGCATCAAGATTGTCATCTTGTCTTTTATCAATATTGGAAAAGAAATCTTTTTTCGCTTCAAAGAAGTGGTCGCATGCTGCTCTGAAGCGTTTCCACAATGCTTCTGAGTTTTTGCGTGGCACGGGCCCTGTTTGTTTCCAAATTTTTTGTAATTGTATAAATTCACCTGTAGTCTTTTTCCAGTCTGTACTATCTTTCATTGCCTCTGCCTGCAAACACAATTCGGTTTTCTTCTCCAGGTTTTCCTGTTCTTCGGCGTGTTTTTGCGCAAAATAAGCGCGTTTGGCATCGAAAAACTTATCGCATGCTGTTTTAAAGCGTTGATATATTTCGTTATTGTATTTTTTGGGTGCAAAACCTATGGTTTTCCAGAGTTTTTGAATTTCAATAATCTCCTTGCTTTTTTCTTCCCATTTTTTAGGTTTTACAAGGTTGAGTTTATTGATTTCTTCTACTTTCTTACAAAGCGCCTCTTTAGACTTAAGGTTTTTCTGCTGGTCTTTTTTTAGTCCTTCGAAAAACTCCTGATGGTGCTTGTTAATTTTTACTGTAGCTTCTTTAAAACGCTCCCAAATCTCTTCTTTTTTCTCGCGCGGCACAGGTCCGATTTCCCTCCATTGCTGATGATACTCCTGCAGTATTTTAAAAGCCTTAACTACGCTATCTTCGAGAAGCAATTGTTCTGCTTTCTCACACAATTCAACCTTGGCATCAAGGTTTTTACGTAAATCGAGATCTCTGAGCTCTTTATTAATTTTAACATAGTCGTAAAACTGCTCAACCGCAAAATGGTATTTTTCCCATATACCTTTCACCTCACTCTGAGGTACTTTTCCAATTTCGCGCCATCTGTCCTGCAACGCCCTAAACTCCTGAAAGGTTTTATTTAAGGATTCTTCTTTATTGATAAGATTTTTTATGCTCTCAATAACTTCGAACCGTGCAGCAAGGTTATCTTCCTTATCTTTTTCAATTTTATCGAGGTAAGCAGCTCTTTTGTCTTTATAAAGCTGCATCAAATTATTAAAATTATCATTTACCGTATCCGGAGCAGGTTGAAAATCCTTTTCAGTGCCACCTTCTGCAACAAATTCCTCTTTTTGTTTTGCAAGATCCCTTTGGTGTTTTTTGTAAAACTGGCTTTTAATTGCCTCAACACGTTTTCGTATTTTTTGTATTTCAAACTCATTGAGCAACCGCTCTAGCTCTGAAGTCAATTGGTCTTTACTCAATGCTCCATAATCGGAATAATCTCCCTCATCCTCATCTTCATAAGGACTCTGCGCAGGGGGAAGAAGCTCGTCCTGTTCGGAAAAAGATCCTGCAACCTGTTCTTCTTTCGTGTCAGTAGTTTCTTCTTGTTTTTCCTGTTTTTCCTCTTTATCAGCATCTACTGATGACTCGTTACCGGAAACAGATTTGGTTTCCTGTGAAACCTCTTCTTCAGATGTTTCTTTTTTAACCTCCTTGTCTTCTGAATCTTTAACTTGGTCTGTGGCTGGAGATTGCGCTTCATCAGAACTGGATTTCTCTGATCCTTCAACTGGTGAAGATGGTGAATCGGTCAAATTTTCATCAGATCCCTGTTTTTCAGGCTCTGATGCATGAGAATTATCATTCTCAGGCGTCTGCGGCTTTTCGTTGAATTCATTCGTATTCATACTACGGCGGTATTTTGCTCTGTTTTATTCAAAAACTGTTACTTTAAACCTTACGAAAATAGATATTTCATCGAAATTCCTCAAAAATATCATGAACTGTTTTCATTTTTTTAAGCATCAAATAAAAATTAGTCAGGGAATTACATAGAAATAACTTACTTAAAACTCCCTCAGGCCATATTTAAAAAGCAAAACAGCGCCTCAATGAAACACATTGTAACCAATGAATTTACCCTCTTGCTATTTTTTGCTAATTTTACCCCAAAAAAATGCGCATTGATATACTTGCAGTAATTCCGGAGATGCTTGAAGGTCCGCTCAATAATTCCATTATAAAAAAAGCGCAGGAAAGTGGCACAGCCACCATTAAAATACACAGTTTAAGGAATTACTCAGACAATAAACACAACCGGATTGACGATTACGCCTATAGTGCCGGTGCCGGGATGGTTTTGCGTGTAGAACCGGTTTACAAAGCCATATCGGATCTTAAGTCACAGAGGACATATGATGAAATTATTTACACCTCACCAGACGGTGAAGTGTTTAACCAGCAACAGGCAAACCAGCTTTCCACTTACGACAACATCATTATTTTGTGCGGCCATTATAAAGGGATTGACCAGAGAATAAGAGACCATTTAATTACAAAAGAAATTTCTATAGGTGACTACGTGCTTACCGGCGGAGAACTGGCCGCAGCAATAATTACTGATAGCGTAATAAGATTATTGCCTGGCGCAATGGGCGATGAAACATCGGCACTTACCGATTCCTTTCAGGATGGACTTTTGGCTCCTCCTGTTTACACGCGGCCTGCAGACTTTAATGGGTGGAAAGTACCAGATGTATTACTTTCAGGAAATGATGCAGCTGTTGAAGAATGGAAAATGCAGCAGGCACTTGAACGCACAAAAAAACTAAGACCCGACCTGTTAGACGATTTGGATCAAAATAATTAAACAATTTCTTTATGACTTTACTAAAACCCGTTTTACTACTTGCTCTGTTATTCACAATTTCACTCACACCTGCACAGGACAAATCATATGCTACCAAAATCATTAACCGTCTGGCTTCAGAAGTTTTTGATGGACGTGGTTATGTAAACAATGGCGACATTAAAGCAGCCCGTTATATTGCGTCTGAGTTTAAAAATACAGGTGCCCTACCCATCGGAAAAAGCTATTTACATCCATTTAAAATCTCCATTAATACTTTTCCCGATACAGTTTCGGTAAAAGTTGATGGTAAAAACCTAAAAACAGCAAAAGATTTCATGGTTGGAGGAGGTTCAAAGAAAACCAATGGTACTTATGAACTTGTAAATATTGACACTGCGGAGTTAGATAATTGGGAGGATATAAATCAGTATATAAACAACAAAGTTGTTGTATTGCCCGCAGCAGCAGAAAAAGATAAACGCACCTATAAACTAAATGCAGCAGGATATATTTTCACGCACAAAAAGAACCTGTATTGGCGATTAAGCGATGCTGTAGAGGTAAAACCATACTTTTATCTCCATACTTACGATTCACTCATAAATGATTCGAAAGTCATAAGTGTAAACGTCAACAACACTTTTTACGAGAATTACCGTACTGCAAACGTTATGGCAATGATAGAAGGCAGTGCAAAACCTGATTCTTTCTATGTTTTCACGGCTCATTATGATCATCTTGGGCGCATGGGCAGTGAAGTATTTTTCCCCGGGGCAAACGATAATGCAAGTGGCACAGCCATGTTACTCGATATGGCACGCCATTACAGTAAACCAATGAATAAACCAGAGTATTCAATGATTTTCATGGCTTTTGCAGCCGAAGAATGTGGTTTATTTGGATCTGAATATGCTGCGAACAATTCACCTGTTGCGCTAGACAAAATTAAGTTTCTATTTAATCTTGATATGGTTGGCTCCGGTAGCGGCGGTATAGGTATGGTAAATGCTAAAGTAGAACCAAAAGCAGATAGCCTAATCAATGCGATAAACGACGAAAAAAAATACTTTTCGGATATAAGATCAGGAGGAGCGCGCTGTGTGAGCGATCACTGTGCCTTTGCACGAAAAAATGTTCCGGCAATTTTCATTTTCACAAGAGGTAAAGAATATATGCACTACCACACCCTATCGGATAGTGGGCCTGTACCACTTACAAAATGGGATGAATTATTTAACCTACTGAGTGATTTTATGCGTTTGTATTAATTATGGGTCATTTAAAAATAATTGACAAAGCAGCCAAATACGTAAAACACAAACTCTTTGATTTCGAAGAGGGTGGGCACGACTGGTTGCACA is a window of Salinivirga cyanobacteriivorans DNA encoding:
- a CDS encoding gliding motility-associated C-terminal domain-containing protein is translated as MHRFLIIFFALVVSLNVSAQIVSNADTILPVEYERTEGSDSIYVVFGPSPTGFSDTLEMTANYPYAGSGLIQWYKIRRNADETAIEKELIIEASDTTELTLKTTEQAGYPGYQVKFTGTTKDTTITRWAYFNNLIVEPYYEESCDELFIQGINGGISYLYFHPDSLENNYAIANGLNWEWEDYYLDEQTQQWTLLDSLDFGTVEPNPYFSTPPIDYENYLFKVTVTDSLGHTKADSVVYEAIAVDADFDASRDIEGFSPDTLQFEAPVKLGFVNNSINAELYEWTFYNDSNRVEDGADRILRTSTFYEPLDSINYKYPGYYDVKLKAEGRVFIQNNEERTCVDSIRKRLYITIYNSFIGELPNVITPNNDGKNDIFYFKNIESWDYEELDAPTDMTSTSIQNFEVFIYNRYGLRVYHFSGSEWTEQDAWDGKYNGSYVGAGVYYYVIKAKGYDGRTFEKKGFFHVFSSKTAGN
- the yidC gene encoding membrane protein insertase YidC, whose protein sequence is MDRNSIIGILLIGAVLIAWSYFASPSEEEIQAERRRRDSLAQVEQQKEMQQKEQDIERSTEKKAEPTFTPEQNSTLNQDSADTKLMKKYGVFGVSAKGENKTFTLENEKVEIEIHSLGGRPYYVRLKEFQTYDSLPLKLFSGDSTKFGFNWVTNDAQVPIITQQLYFEAYKQTRTDSGQQLVMRLSAGEDRYVDYKYTLHHDDYMVEFDVDLHNLGDIIKNDYLSFDWAIYMPSVEKGYEWEERNSSVYYRYKGGDVDYLSETGDDEEKLNEQIEWVAFKQQFFSSILIPERPFTDLFIETQMTADQQFVKYVSCEAYMPYMAQRESDYSFDFYFGPNKYERLKSHEKEFEELLPLGWGIFGWVNKLIVINLFEWLGKYISNYGIIILILTLIIKTGLFPLTYRSYRSTAKMRVLKPEIDEINKKFPKKEDAMKKQQATMSLYKKAGASPMGGCLPMLLQLPFLIALFRFFPASIELRQQSFLWADDLSSYDSIVQLPFEIPWYGDHVSLFVLLMTIVNFIYINMNNKNNPQSTGMPGMKTMMYIMPLFMLFFFNNYASALSYYYFVSLLITILQTWAFRQMIDDKAIRAQININKKKPVKKSKFQQRMEQMAKQQQQKKR
- a CDS encoding CTP synthase, which translates into the protein MANTRYIFVTGGVTSSLGKGIISASLAKLLQSRGYKVTIQKLDPYLNVDPGTLNPYEHGECFVTDDGAETDLDLGHYERFLSAATSQANNVTTGRIYQSVIDKERRGDFLGKTVQVIPHITDEIKRRIKLLGNRDKYDVVITEIGGTVGDIESLPYIEAVRQLKWELGRRSMVIHLTLVPYLAASRELKTKPTQHSVKMLLEAGVQPDVVVLRSEHSLNEDVRQKVALFCNVDIDAVIESIDVKTIYEVPLKMQEEGLDRIALQKLELDPLEEPELKPWKEFLHRLHNPEKDIKIALVGKYVELPDAYKSISESFVHAGAVNNVKVNICWVHSEELDSNNMKAKFKDCAGILIAPGFGHRGIDGKLLAARYARENNIPFLGVCLGMQCAVIEFARNVLNFKGAHSTEMDRKTEYPVIALMEDQKNILDMGGTMRLGAYPCQLKEGSKAANAYNSKNTWERHRHRYEFNNKYLKDFEQAGMIATGINEDTDLVEIVEIPEHEWYVGVQFHPEYKSTVVNPHPIFVGFVAAAVNHVEK
- a CDS encoding TonB-dependent receptor, which gives rise to MMKKIFLIVTLFCVTGAFAQTGSVKGFIYDKETGEPALFTNVILKGTTFGAATDINGFYAISKVPAGTYELMVTYLGYDTLVVDIDITPGKPLTKNLYLQPASITIQDIVVSAEKEEMKNQVHTAVVKISPRQIEKLPSVGAEVDIAQYIQVVPGVVFTGDQGGQLYIRGGAPIHNKVLLDGMTIYNPFHSIGMFSVFDTDLLLNADIYTGGFNAEYGGRISSIMDLRTRQGNKKKFSGKVSTNTFASRVLLEGPLKKFTEESPSSLTYALSVKHSYLEQTSKELYEYVDEDGLPFNFTDVYGKVSLTGESGNKFNVFGFNFTDRVNYQGTTDLEWSNGGGGATAVVVPSQSNSIIDFHVNFSDYEISMETSEIQPSTSSIRDFGFGLGVKSFIGKNEISFGFDFSSYATDYTFYNAYGFNVNHQQNTAEYSTFLQFKGQWGDLIVEPGVRLIYYASLGEPSLEPRLGMKYKISDNLRLKASGGFYSQNLIAANSQRSVVDLFYGFLSSPESLPASFRGEEVETKLQKAKHIVGGVEYDVNNRITVNFESYYKYMNPLININPNKRFGENTAFNDIPDILKTSYMFEQGDAYGFDLSLKYDYKRWYVWTVGSWGYVNRTGYFYDDLTQEAQLIEYPPHFDRRLSVNVLTSYTFGARLNWVVSMRWNYGSGLPFTSSVAYYESLSLNSMNDDYSNTTGDIGTIYGGVNERRLTAYHRLDLNVKRKFYLKGDAEIELVASLTNVYDRNNVFYVNRLANEVIYQLPILPSFGMTFKF